From Halanaeroarchaeum sulfurireducens, a single genomic window includes:
- a CDS encoding tRNA sulfurtransferase: MTVPGADVVLLRHGDIGVKSAHVQAAMEGHLAERVAAMLDARGVEGRVEHEWGRLFVRTDEPEGATDAVTDVFGVHTASPARAVPARMDAITDALAATARTVYDGGTFAVEARRTGDHDFTSHDVGHEGGDAIWRAVSDDVDPVVDLDDPDHRFFVEVRDEEAFVFVEKRDGPGGFPVGTQAPLVALISGGIDSPVAGWQAMRRGAPIVPLYLDLGAYGGVDHRERAFATIDTLAQYVPTQDMRPRVVQVGEYVDRLVDAIDSTRMLSYRRFMYRIAEHVADTVDAAGIVTGEALGQKSSQTVRNLNAVDRATRVPIHRPLLTRDKQEIIAAARRIGTYNDATIDAGCQRVAPDKPATRATVAAVEAAEPADLFEWAADAAASVEVVERSRTEGSS, encoded by the coding sequence ATGACTGTCCCCGGCGCGGACGTGGTACTCCTGCGGCACGGCGACATCGGCGTGAAGTCCGCCCACGTACAGGCAGCGATGGAGGGCCATCTCGCCGAGCGCGTCGCCGCGATGCTCGACGCACGGGGGGTCGAGGGACGAGTCGAGCACGAGTGGGGTCGGCTGTTCGTCCGAACCGACGAGCCGGAGGGGGCGACAGACGCGGTGACGGACGTCTTCGGCGTCCACACCGCCAGCCCTGCCCGGGCCGTGCCGGCGAGGATGGATGCGATCACCGACGCCCTCGCGGCGACCGCCCGGACGGTCTACGACGGCGGGACCTTCGCCGTGGAGGCACGGCGGACCGGCGATCACGATTTCACCAGTCACGACGTCGGTCACGAGGGCGGCGACGCAATCTGGCGGGCGGTCTCGGACGACGTCGACCCAGTCGTCGACCTGGACGACCCCGATCACCGCTTTTTCGTGGAGGTACGCGACGAGGAGGCTTTCGTGTTCGTCGAGAAGCGGGACGGGCCGGGCGGGTTTCCGGTCGGGACGCAGGCGCCACTGGTCGCGCTGATCAGCGGAGGCATCGATTCGCCCGTCGCCGGCTGGCAGGCGATGCGCCGGGGCGCGCCGATCGTCCCCCTCTATCTCGATCTGGGCGCGTACGGTGGTGTCGACCATCGTGAGCGGGCGTTCGCGACCATCGATACTCTCGCCCAGTACGTACCAACCCAGGACATGCGACCGCGGGTCGTCCAGGTCGGGGAGTACGTCGATCGGCTCGTCGACGCGATCGACTCGACGCGGATGCTCTCCTACCGACGGTTCATGTACAGGATCGCCGAACACGTCGCCGACACCGTCGACGCCGCCGGCATCGTCACGGGCGAAGCCCTCGGCCAGAAGTCGAGCCAGACCGTCCGCAACCTGAACGCGGTCGACAGGGCGACCCGGGTGCCGATCCACCGCCCACTACTCACCCGGGACAAACAGGAGATCATCGCCGCGGCCAGGCGGATCGGCACCTACAATGACGCGACCATCGACGCGGGTTGTCAGCGAGTGGCACCGGACAAACCGGCGACGCGAGCGACGGTCGCGGCCGTCGAGGCGGCCGAGCCGGCGGACCTGTTCGAGTGGGCCGCCGACGCGGCCGCGTCCGTCGAGGTCGTCGAGCGGTCTCGGACGGAGGGGTCGTCGTGA
- a CDS encoding methionine adenosyltransferase, which translates to MTERNIRIQALDRGAVEDQEVEIVERKGIGHPDSICDGIAEAVSRALAREYIDRFGKVLHYNTDETQLVAGDAAPAFGGGDVIEPIYLLIVGRATKAYDGQSIPVDSIALSAAREYLRETLPNLDLESDVIVDVKLGEGSGDLQEVFVEDGEAVPMANDTSFGVGHAPLTETERIVLNTERRLHAEFGEGHPALGEDVKVMGKREGDIIDLTVAAAMVDAYVPNMDAYRAEVEAVREFVTDLAVEYTDREVRVHVNTADDYAEGSIYLTTTGTSAEQGDDGSVGRGNRANGLITPNRSMSMEATSGKNPVNHIGKIYNLLSNQIAADVVENVEGIRDLRVRLLSQIGSPIDAPHVADVHVTTAAGVGLGDIEQEVRDIVDDDLAHVADVTERTIQGELTTF; encoded by the coding sequence ATGACCGAGCGGAACATTCGAATTCAGGCCCTCGATCGCGGCGCAGTCGAAGACCAGGAGGTCGAGATCGTCGAGCGGAAGGGCATCGGTCACCCCGATTCCATCTGTGACGGCATCGCCGAGGCCGTCTCGCGCGCGCTCGCCCGGGAGTACATCGACCGGTTCGGCAAGGTGTTACACTACAACACTGACGAGACCCAACTGGTCGCCGGCGATGCGGCCCCCGCCTTCGGCGGCGGCGACGTCATCGAACCGATCTATCTTCTCATCGTCGGACGGGCGACGAAAGCCTACGACGGCCAGTCCATCCCGGTCGACTCGATCGCGCTCTCCGCCGCGCGGGAATATCTGCGCGAGACGTTGCCCAACCTCGATCTCGAATCCGACGTCATCGTCGACGTCAAGCTTGGCGAGGGGTCCGGTGACCTCCAGGAGGTCTTCGTCGAGGACGGCGAGGCCGTCCCGATGGCGAACGACACGAGTTTCGGCGTGGGCCACGCCCCGCTCACCGAGACGGAACGGATCGTCCTGAACACCGAGCGACGCCTGCACGCCGAGTTCGGCGAGGGTCACCCCGCACTCGGCGAGGACGTGAAGGTGATGGGCAAACGTGAGGGCGACATCATCGACCTCACCGTCGCAGCGGCCATGGTCGACGCGTACGTTCCAAACATGGACGCATACCGGGCGGAAGTCGAGGCCGTCAGGGAGTTCGTCACCGATCTGGCCGTCGAGTACACGGACCGGGAGGTGCGGGTGCACGTCAATACGGCCGACGACTACGCCGAGGGATCGATCTATCTCACAACTACCGGCACGAGCGCTGAGCAGGGCGACGACGGGTCGGTCGGTCGTGGCAACCGCGCCAACGGTCTCATCACCCCCAACCGTTCGATGTCGATGGAGGCGACCAGTGGCAAGAATCCGGTCAACCACATCGGCAAGATCTACAACCTCCTCTCGAATCAGATCGCGGCCGACGTCGTCGAGAACGTCGAGGGCATCCGTGACCTGCGCGTGCGTCTCCTCAGTCAGATCGGCTCCCCCATCGACGCCCCCCACGTCGCCGATGTCCACGTGACGACGGCAGCGGGGGTCGGTCTCGGCGACATCGAACAGGAGGTTCGGGACATCGTCGACGACGACCTCGCCCACGTCGCCGACGTCACCGAACGGACGATCCAGGGCGAACTGACGACGTTCTAG
- the cyaB gene encoding class IV adenylate cyclase gives MYEVEVKVRADHESVRSTLERLDARRRGTVEQTDVYFDAPHRNFAETDEALRLRREVEGEESRTVLTYKGSRVDEESKTREEIEMPIDDVSDAKAILEALGFEPAATVAKTRDRWTLEGYEVALDDVDGLGQYLEVEAEAEEDEIELVRDGAIQVLRSLDLDPDAQIRTSYLGLLLADEGSKNS, from the coding sequence ATGTACGAGGTAGAGGTGAAGGTCCGCGCCGACCACGAATCGGTTCGGTCGACCCTGGAGCGACTGGATGCTCGACGCCGGGGGACCGTCGAACAGACAGACGTCTACTTCGACGCTCCACACCGGAACTTCGCGGAGACGGACGAGGCACTGCGTCTCCGTCGGGAGGTCGAGGGCGAGGAATCGCGAACGGTTCTCACGTACAAGGGATCACGCGTCGACGAGGAATCGAAGACCAGAGAAGAGATCGAGATGCCCATCGACGACGTATCGGATGCGAAGGCCATCCTCGAGGCGCTCGGCTTCGAACCCGCGGCAACGGTGGCGAAGACGCGGGACCGCTGGACGCTCGAGGGCTACGAGGTCGCCCTGGACGACGTCGACGGACTCGGTCAGTACCTGGAGGTCGAGGCGGAGGCAGAAGAAGACGAGATCGAACTGGTGCGCGATGGTGCCATTCAGGTGCTTCGCTCGCTCGACCTCGATCCCGACGCGCAGATCCGAACCTCCTATCTCGGATTGCTCTTGGCCGACGAGGGGAGCAAGAACTCCTGA
- a CDS encoding DUF302 domain-containing protein, translated as MKFTLDRQFENDFEDVVAATTEALSRQDFGILTEADMAATFQERIGEEFPQYRILGACNSPMAHEALSTEKDLGTVLPCNVIVYEDTDGSVAVSAIHPETVLGMADLPELDDLAEEASERIVRALDDIDEILQE; from the coding sequence ATGAAATTCACACTCGACCGGCAGTTCGAGAATGATTTCGAGGACGTGGTGGCGGCGACGACCGAGGCACTGTCGCGTCAGGATTTCGGCATTTTGACCGAGGCCGACATGGCAGCGACGTTTCAGGAACGGATCGGTGAGGAATTCCCGCAGTATCGGATTCTCGGCGCCTGCAATTCCCCGATGGCCCACGAGGCCCTCTCGACCGAGAAGGATCTGGGTACGGTGCTCCCGTGCAACGTCATCGTGTACGAAGACACGGACGGTTCGGTCGCCGTTAGCGCGATCCACCCCGAGACGGTCCTGGGGATGGCAGACCTCCCCGAACTCGACGATCTGGCGGAAGAAGCGTCCGAGCGCATCGTTCGCGCACTCGACGACATCGACGAGATCCTCCAGGAGTGA